Below is a window of Candidatus Hydrogenedentota bacterium DNA.
CCACGGCCCCCCCTCGCAGATCAGCGATTCCGCCAGGCCCACCAGCAATTGCGCCGCCTCCACATCGCCCGTCATCTGGTACCAGCTCCATAGCGGCCCCGCCAACTGCGCCGCCATCCAGGGAACATTCCCGGGATAGCTTTCGGATCCGTGCCATTCGATCCAGACGCCCCGCCGGCGATCGGCGCGCGTCAGCATTGTCGCAAGCCGCTCCGCCCCCGCCTCCAGGAACGTCATTTCGCCGGTCTCCCGGTACGCGGCCACAACCGTGGCGAAGGGAGCCGCCGCATGCCGCGCTGTCTCGCCGCGCAGGCCCGCGCGCGACCGGACGCAATAGTCGGCCACCCCCAGGAACGCCTCGTTCGCTTCCGGATTCGCCGCGAGCCGCGCGTATAGTCCGAAGCCCTCGCCGCGCAGCATCGGGCTCCAGGGCCCGCCCCGGTGGTCCGGGCCGGGGCCCAGCATCGCGCCGATCCAGTTCTCGTCCGGAACCTCGGTATGCGCCACCGCCACATCCATCAGGTGCGCGCACATCGCTGTCGCCCGGTCAAACCACGCCCGGTCTCCCGTTATGAGCCACGCCATCCACAGCCCCATCATGCGGCCGTTGTAGTTGTTGGACCAGACCCGGGGGTTGTCCAGGTACGCGCTGTCCGGAAAATGGCGCAGCCCCAGCGACTGACCGAGATCGCGCCACGACTTCCCCTCATAGGTGTCCGCCAGGTGGCGCGCAAGCGCGCTTTCCGCCGTGATGGGCGCCGCGGGCCCGAATACGCCGGTATTGCAGTAATATTCCGGCGCCTGGAATATCGGCGACTCGGCCACGGCCGACGCCAGCGCCCTGCCGTCCACCGCGCCGAGCCCCAGCCAGACTTCGTGGCTCTTGGCTTCGCCGGGGTGCAGCGTAATCGGAGACGCGCCTCCCGCAAACAAGTCCAACGCGATCGTGTTTCCGGCCCGCGACAGGCCTTTCGGAAACAGCTCGTAAAAATGCTTCACCGCCAGCGCGCCCGTCGCCCACTGCGCGTAAAACAGGCCGTCCGCCGTGTGCTCCTTATCCGATGCCCGGTAGCCATCCGGCCCGGCCGCAATGAGGTCAAAATCACCGGCCACGTCGCCGTGGGGCAGCGTCAGGGATTCCGGCGGATCCGCCAGCGCCAGTTCCAGCCGCAGGTGCGCGATATTAAGCGGGGCCGCCGTGTCGTTGAAGACCCGCAGCCACAGCTTCAGCCACGGCAGATCCCGGTATGCCGAAACGTACAGCACGAAGGACCCGTGCGCGCGCTCCAGCCCCTCAAAGCGCCCGTCGATCGCGATGACGGTGCAGAACGGCCCTTCCTCCACCACCCGCCAGGCATCCGCCGTCCCGGGAATCACCACGCCACCGCGCTCCATCGCTATCCCGGCGCGCTCCACCACGGGTTTGCCTTTCCACGCCACCGCCTGAATCGGATCGCCCGCGCCCAGCGCCAGCGCAACCGTTCCAAGCGCAATCTGCGCCGTCCCATCACCCTCGTCCCGAATCTCGGGGGCCGCCGGGGCCCTCGCCGTATCCTCCCGAAAACTCAACTCCAGCGTGCGTTCGCCCGGCTTCACCGGCAGTCGGACCGTGGCCCAGCGCACGCTGCCGTCCGGCCAGGTCGACTCGACCGTCTTCTGTGCATAGACCGGCGCGCCGCCCCGCCGCAACCGAAAATCGCCCGGCCCCGGAACCGCGCCTTCGGGAAACGGGATGCCCATCTCCAGCGGGAAACCGGGCGCGGGCAGATGCTCGGGCGCCGCAATGGAAAGCGCGACCGTTTTTCCCCGCCACGATGCCGCGTCCGGAACCGGCGGCCACGTTTCGTGATGTCGCGCCAGCACCCGCCGTTCGCTCGGGCGCGGGCGTGGCGTCAGCGTTTCTTCGCCCGAGATGAGCGCCAGATCGCCCCAGTACACCGTGGTGCGGAAGCGTGTCGCGTCCGGATCGGTTTCGCGCGCCAGCCCGGGAGTGGGGGGGCGGTAGTAGTCGCCCCGGGCCGTCTCCGCGGACGCGCGCGAATCGAAGGCCACAAGCTGAATGCGCAACGTCCGTGATTCCGGAAGCTCGGGCAGCGCCACTTCGACCCACGGCGATTCCCCCGGGACGGCGGGATCGCTCACATCGACGCTCCAGACCAGCGCGTCGTTCACCAGCACCTGCTTGCGGCGGTGCGCGGTAAACGCATCCGCCGCAGGCGCCCCGGGAACCGCGCCGGTATGGTAGTCATCGCTGACGTAGAACCCGAGCCGCACGGGCCCTTCCCAGTCCGCCGGCGCCTGCACGGTGCGCGTCGCCATCGCGAAGTTGCCCTCCTCGCTAGGGGTCCAGGGGTGCCGCATGGCCAGCAGATCGCGCTGGTCCACCCGCATCGACCACGGGCCCCGCACCGTGTGTTCCCAGCCCTCCGCCAACTCGATATACTGCACGGCGGCGGCGACTGACGCCAGGAACAGCGGAACGCTCAATGCGGTGCTCACCATGCGCGGCTCCCTTCCGGCGGCGCGATCACTCCGCCGCGGCCGGTTCGTCCGGAATGCGCCCTTCGGGTATTTCCAGGGCCACATAGCGGTGCGAAAGCGCGCCATCGCCGCCCAGCGTCCAGACCCGGAATCCATACGGCGCCCCGTCGAAGTTCTTGCTCGTCGTGGCCGACGCGATCACGGGGATTCCCTCGAAATCACGCTCCAGATTCTTGTGCACGTGTCCGGCGAGCCACGCCTTCACCCCGGCGCCCTTCGCCAGTTCCAACACCTCCGCCCGGGTGGCGGGGGGGAGGTTGTAGTAATTCTCGTCCTCGCCCGGGTTGTCCGTAAACGGCGGGTAATGGCTCACGAGCAACGTTGGCGCGCCGCTGGCCTGGCTTTCGGCCAACTCCTCCCGGAACCAGCGGTCGTGCGCCTCGCTTTCACCGGCCACCGGCGCCTTCCACAACTGCGTGTTGACGATCATCAGCTTCACGCCGCCCTCGCGGACCGCGTAATAATCCGGGCCATACTGGTCCCGATACCGCTTCAGGCTTTCCAACGTGGGTTCGTTGCCCACATCGTGGTTGCCCGGCGCGAGATGGCACGGCATCTCGAAACCCCGCGCAATCGCCTGAAAATCGGCCACCGCCTGATCGTTGTTGCCGTCGTTCACCAGATCCCCGCAAATCACCACCCAATCCGCCTTCAGCGCATTGATGGACTCCACCGCAATCTCGAAGCGCGACTGATCCGCCGCGTAGCCGCCCATGCCCAGCTGCGTGTCGCACAGCTGCACAAATGTGGCGGCGGGTTCGGCGGCGCCCGCGGCCAGGCGGATCAGCGCAAACCCGATGCAAGCGAGAACGCGCTTTATCGCGCCGCCGTGGCCGCCGAAAGATGCGGCTGCAGATAGTCCTCGATCACACGGGTCAGCGTGCGCACCACTTGTGGCTCCTGCTGTTGGAATTCCTTGTTCCATTTTGTCTCCCGGTAGTCCTTGATGTTATACAGCGCCCCGGGCGCCGGAGAGCCTACACGCTCCAGGCTGCCCGGACGCCGGCCCGACTGCCAATTCATTCGCCATTCCGTGGTCCGAAGCGAGAATTCCATCGGATCTCCGAACACCGATATCGGATCCTCCGGCGGCGTGTGGTCCAGCAGGCTTCGATCGGAGAGCGCCGTCCGCAACGTGACGCCGCCCAGCGACGCCAGCGTCGATCCGAGCCCCTCCAGCGATACCGCCCCCCGCCGCGTACGGCCGATGCCCTCGGGAAGCGACACGATCAGCGGCACCCGCAGCGACTCTTCCGTAAGCCGCGCCACGCCCGGCCCGCCGCGGCGCCACACGCCACGCCCCGGCTCCGAGAAATCCAGGCCGTAGGGCGACGTGATCGCCACTACGGTATCGTTCAAAGCGCCCATTTCGCGCAGGCGGTCGAGGAATATTCCCAATTGCTTATCAATATCCAGGACCGCCGTGTCATACACGTCCAGCGGCTGCGGCACGCGTTCCCAGGGCTTGATAAAGCCCTGTCCGTAACGCTTCAGGGGCATCGGGCGGCGTAATTCCCGCAGCCGGATGAATAGGAAATGCCGCTCGTGTTCGCGGTGCGTCTGGATCCACTCCGCCGCCTTCGTAAGCGTCACGCGCGACCCCTCCGGCGCCAGGGGGGCCGGACCCGCGCCGTCGTGCGGCAACGGTCGTTGCGCGTACCGCGGGTTGAACAGCTGGAATCCGCGTTCCACCCCGGATCCATGCACGAGATCCCGCACCTCCGCGCCCTCGGCCTCCGTGAATGCAATCGTCGCGTAGCCGGCCTCCGCCAGGCGCTCGGGCAGATAATCCGTTCCCGGCGGCAGGGGCGTCGCCTCCCCGCCGGTGTTCCCGTGCATAATCGGCGGAAGCCCCGAAAACAGGCTCATCACCGTGCTGAACGTATCCGGGCACGGCGTAAACGCATTCTCCCACACGATGCCGCGGCCGGCCAGCGCCCGCAACTGGGGCGACGTCTCGCGCTCATAGCCGAACAGCTCCATGTGGTCGGCGCCCAGCCCCTCCACCAGGATCACCACCAGGTTCGGCCGCTGGGAAGACGCCGGCGCGGGGTGGCGGTAGGGCCCCGACAGATACATTTGCTTGCCGGAGGTATACGCCGGGCGCAAACCCGTTCGCCGCACCCATTCGGGTTCCTCGTCGGCGTTCCAGAACAGGCCGATGGACGCTGTGCCCTCCGGGGCCGCCCCCGCCGGAATCCGGTATTCGAACCAGCCCTCCTCCGCCAGCGCCAGGCTCTCCGCGACCGTCGCGATCGGCGTATCCGAATCCGCGCCGTAGAAACTGCACGTTACAACGATCGTGTCCTGCGGCGCCACGCCGTCGCCCGGATTCGCCCACCGCATCGTCAGGTGTTCGTCCTGGCGCGGCGCGGCGTCGAGCCGGTAGAGCAGGCCCTCGGTCAGCGCCCGCGCGTCCGCAAACGTCTCGCCCACGCGGACCGGCGCCGCTTCGGGCAGCGGAGCGGATCGCACCACGCTCAACGCGCTGTGCCATCGATCGAAGCCCTGCTGCGCGCTGATCGTGGCCACAAAGGCAATCGCCACATAGGGTATCGCGCGCACGGGCGTACCCGGCACGGCCTGGGTCGCGGCGAACAGCGTCGCCAGCTTGAAAAAACCGTGCAGCGCCAGAAAGACGAAAAAATAGATCGCCGGTTCCAGTTCGGCGAGCTTCGGGTGGGGCCACGGGACCGGGAAATTCATGAGATACGGAACCAGCGCCAACGCCATCAGCAGCGAAAGGCATTCCGTCAGGTGGGGCCCTTTGCTCTTGAAGGGCTTGATGGCCTGGATTAGCGCGCTGTAGGCCGCCTGCACGACGATATACCCGCACGCCACCATCACCGCCGCCGCGATGCCGGTCTCGAAATCCGTGACGTAGCCGCCTAGCGCCACGATCCGGCGTCCGAAAGCGCCGACTATCCCGGCCGAAATGCCCAGTGCGGCGAGGTAGAGCGGAAAGAAACTCAATGGCTGCCCTCCGCGCGCCGAATTGGCCCGCGGCGTGACATCGTGCCTGTACACATGTGCTCCAAACCCAACCCGGACGTTTCCTTACGCTGTCCACGGCCACACTCCCCCCCGGGCGGCCATAGAATTCCTTTCCTGCCCTTTGTTATCATGCGATGGTAGCAGATAGGGCAAAACCGACACCAGATCCCGGTCTGGAGGCCATAGCGTACAATGCCTCACAAGGCGGAGACAGTTTCGTAGTGTTAAAACAGATCGTCACGGCCGGACTTACGGCCATCTTCGGTACCGAAAAGGACCGTGAAGTTAAGAAGTTCATGCCCGTGGTCGAGGCGGTGCGGGCGCTGGAAGCGCGCATGGTCGCCATGACCGACGCCGAATTGCGCCGCCAGACCAGTATCTTCAAGCAGCGGCTTGCGGCGGGGGAGACCCTCGATGACCTGCTGCCGGAGGCTTTCGCCGCCGCGCGCGAGGCCGCCAAGCGCGTCGCCGGCATGCGCCCCTTCGACGTGCAGATCATCGGCGGCGTCACCCTGCACCGCGGCAATATCGCCGAAATGACCACCGGTGAAGGCAAGACCCTCGTCGCCATCCTGCCCGTCTACCTCAACGCCCTCACCGGGCGCGGCGTGCACGTGGTCACCGTCAACGACTACCTCGCCCAGCGCGACGCCGAGTGGATGCGGCCCATCTATGAATTCCTCGGGCTCACCGTCGGCCTCATCCAGCAGGATATGGATCACCTGGAGCGCAAGGTGGGATACCGCGCCGACATCACCTACGGCACCAACAACGAGTTCGGCTTCGACTACCTCCGCGACAACATGGCCAAGCACCCGGATCACCGCGTCCAGCGCCACCTGAACTACGCCATCGTGGACGAAGTCGACTCCATCCTCATTGACGAAGCCCGTACCCCGCTCATTATCTCCGGGCGCCCCGAAAAAAGCAGCGATCTCTACATCAAGGTCGATGAGGCCGTGCGCAAGCTCCGCAAGGGCGAAGACTTCGAGATGGACGAGAAGCAGCGCCACATTATCCTCACCGACGACGGCATGGATCACGTGGAGCGCCTCCTCGGCATCGACGACCTCTATACCAGCGAGACCATCGGCTGGGCCCACCTGATCGAACAGTCCCTCAAGGCCTACTACTTCTTCAAGCGCGACAAAGACTACATGGTCCGCGACAACGAAGTGCTCATCGTCGACGAATTCACCGGCCGCACCATGGAGGGCCGCCGCTATTCCGACGGGCTCCACCAGGCCCTCGAAGCCAAGGAGCGCGTCCCCCTGCGCTTCGAGTCCCAGACCATCGCAAGCATCACCTACCAGAACTACTTCCGGCTCTACGAGAAGCTTGCCGGCATGACCGGCACCGCCGTCACCGAGGCGGCGGAATTCGACAAGGTCTACAAACTCGACGTTACCCAGATCCCGACCAACCTGCCCATGGCCCGCGCCGACGAGACCGACCTCATCTTCGCGACGGAGAAAGGCAAGTTCCGCTACGTGATCAACGAGTTGAAGGCCATCCGCGACGCCGGACGGCCCGCCCTCGTGGGCACCGTCTCCATCGAAAAATCCGAATTGCTAGCGCAGATGATGGAAGAGGCCGGTCTGACCGACTTCCAGGTGCTCAACGCCAAGCACCACGAGCGCGAAGCCTCCATCATCTCCAACGCGGGCAAGGCCGGCGCCGTCACCATCGCCACGAATATGGCGGGCCGCGGCACCGACATCAAGCTCGCCGAAGGCGTCCGCGAAGCGGGCGGCCTCTACATCATCGGCACGGAGCGCCACGAATCCCGCCGCATCGACAACCAGCTGCGCGGCCGTTGCGGACGCCAGGGCGACCCCGGCTCCACGCGCTTCTTCGTCAGCCTGGAGGACGATGTCGCGCGCCTCTTCGGCGGGGACCGCGTCAAGAAGCTCGTCGATTTCCTCGGCAGCGAGGAAATGGACGAGGAGCCCCTGAGCCAGCGCATGGTCTCGCGCACCATCGAACGATCCCAGCGCCAGGTCGAGGAATACAACTTCGAAATCCGCAAGCACGTGCTCGAATACGACCAGGTCATGGACAAGCAGCGCAAGTACATCTACGCCATGCGCCGCGACGTGCTCGAAGACCGCGACGTGACCGAGCAGCTGCGCACCATGATCGAAAACACCCTCGGCGATGTGGTGGATGAGTACGCCCCGGAGGCCGTTCCCCCGCAGGAATGGGATCTGGAAGGCCTGGAACGGCGCTTTGAAGCCCTCTTCAACTTCACCCCGGAACTCCCCGAAGACGAGGGCGAGGAAGCGCAGGGCGGCGATCTCGTCCCCGCGCTGTTCGAACAGGTGATCGCCGAGTACGATCGCCGCGAGGACATTATGGCCGATGAGCTGCGCGAGAGTTTCCGCGCCGAGATCGGCGGCAGCGAGGAGGGCATCGATTTCGATCAGCTCGCCCGCAAGCGCGTGCACGACCTCGAGCTCATGGCCCTCCTGCGCGCCGTGGACGACAAGTGGATCGATCACCTCTACGAGATGGACTACCTCCGTGAGTCCGTCCGCCTCCGCGCCTTCGGCCAGAAGGACCCCCTCCTCGAATACAAGCAGGAAGGTTTCGAGATGTTCCAGAACCTCGTCCGGAGCATCGAGGAAAGCGTCATCACCACCCTTTTCCGGATCACGGATCCGGAAGTGCGGAAGAAGCGCGCCGCAAGCATCCAGCGCGGCACGCTCACCCAGCAGGAAGACCCCTTCGCCCAGCTGAGCCAATACCACTACGTCGCCGCCGACAAGCAGGCCGACAGCAGTTTCGCCAGCTTCGACACGACGCGCTTTGACCTGGCCGGCCAGCCCGAGGACGCTCCGCAGGCGGGCCAGGCGACCACCGTCAGGACGGAAGCCGCCCGCAAGAAGCCCAAGCCGCAGCCCGTTCGCGCCGAGAAAAAGGTCGGCCCGAACGAAAAGTGCCCCTGCGGCAGCGGGAAAAAGTACAAGAAATGCTGCGGAAGCAACGGCTGATTGTTGCTTCCGCCATCACGGCCTTCTGGCTCGTGATGGTGGCGCTCTTCCTGGCGCGCCAGGGATGGTTCGCGGCGCCGCCCGATCCGCCCCCGGCGGCCCGCGCCGATCTCCCGCGCGAGCAGTGGATGGGAATCTTCCTGGAGGATGGCAAGCGCGTAGGCTACCTCCACCTGCGCACGGATCCCGCCGCCC
It encodes the following:
- the secA gene encoding preprotein translocase subunit SecA, which translates into the protein MVADRAKPTPDPGLEAIAYNASQGGDSFVVLKQIVTAGLTAIFGTEKDREVKKFMPVVEAVRALEARMVAMTDAELRRQTSIFKQRLAAGETLDDLLPEAFAAAREAAKRVAGMRPFDVQIIGGVTLHRGNIAEMTTGEGKTLVAILPVYLNALTGRGVHVVTVNDYLAQRDAEWMRPIYEFLGLTVGLIQQDMDHLERKVGYRADITYGTNNEFGFDYLRDNMAKHPDHRVQRHLNYAIVDEVDSILIDEARTPLIISGRPEKSSDLYIKVDEAVRKLRKGEDFEMDEKQRHIILTDDGMDHVERLLGIDDLYTSETIGWAHLIEQSLKAYYFFKRDKDYMVRDNEVLIVDEFTGRTMEGRRYSDGLHQALEAKERVPLRFESQTIASITYQNYFRLYEKLAGMTGTAVTEAAEFDKVYKLDVTQIPTNLPMARADETDLIFATEKGKFRYVINELKAIRDAGRPALVGTVSIEKSELLAQMMEEAGLTDFQVLNAKHHEREASIISNAGKAGAVTIATNMAGRGTDIKLAEGVREAGGLYIIGTERHESRRIDNQLRGRCGRQGDPGSTRFFVSLEDDVARLFGGDRVKKLVDFLGSEEMDEEPLSQRMVSRTIERSQRQVEEYNFEIRKHVLEYDQVMDKQRKYIYAMRRDVLEDRDVTEQLRTMIENTLGDVVDEYAPEAVPPQEWDLEGLERRFEALFNFTPELPEDEGEEAQGGDLVPALFEQVIAEYDRREDIMADELRESFRAEIGGSEEGIDFDQLARKRVHDLELMALLRAVDDKWIDHLYEMDYLRESVRLRAFGQKDPLLEYKQEGFEMFQNLVRSIEESVITTLFRITDPEVRKKRAASIQRGTLTQQEDPFAQLSQYHYVAADKQADSSFASFDTTRFDLAGQPEDAPQAGQATTVRTEAARKKPKPQPVRAEKKVGPNEKCPCGSGKKYKKCCGSNG
- a CDS encoding metallophosphoesterase, whose translation is MQLCDTQLGMGGYAADQSRFEIAVESINALKADWVVICGDLVNDGNNDQAVADFQAIARGFEMPCHLAPGNHDVGNEPTLESLKRYRDQYGPDYYAVREGGVKLMIVNTQLWKAPVAGESEAHDRWFREELAESQASGAPTLLVSHYPPFTDNPGEDENYYNLPPATRAEVLELAKGAGVKAWLAGHVHKNLERDFEGIPVIASATTSKNFDGAPYGFRVWTLGGDGALSHRYVALEIPEGRIPDEPAAAE
- a CDS encoding sulfatase-like hydrolase/transferase, which produces MSFFPLYLAALGISAGIVGAFGRRIVALGGYVTDFETGIAAAVMVACGYIVVQAAYSALIQAIKPFKSKGPHLTECLSLLMALALVPYLMNFPVPWPHPKLAELEPAIYFFVFLALHGFFKLATLFAATQAVPGTPVRAIPYVAIAFVATISAQQGFDRWHSALSVVRSAPLPEAAPVRVGETFADARALTEGLLYRLDAAPRQDEHLTMRWANPGDGVAPQDTIVVTCSFYGADSDTPIATVAESLALAEEGWFEYRIPAGAAPEGTASIGLFWNADEEPEWVRRTGLRPAYTSGKQMYLSGPYRHPAPASSQRPNLVVILVEGLGADHMELFGYERETSPQLRALAGRGIVWENAFTPCPDTFSTVMSLFSGLPPIMHGNTGGEATPLPPGTDYLPERLAEAGYATIAFTEAEGAEVRDLVHGSGVERGFQLFNPRYAQRPLPHDGAGPAPLAPEGSRVTLTKAAEWIQTHREHERHFLFIRLRELRRPMPLKRYGQGFIKPWERVPQPLDVYDTAVLDIDKQLGIFLDRLREMGALNDTVVAITSPYGLDFSEPGRGVWRRGGPGVARLTEESLRVPLIVSLPEGIGRTRRGAVSLEGLGSTLASLGGVTLRTALSDRSLLDHTPPEDPISVFGDPMEFSLRTTEWRMNWQSGRRPGSLERVGSPAPGALYNIKDYRETKWNKEFQQQEPQVVRTLTRVIEDYLQPHLSAATAAR